Genomic window (bacterium):
ACACAAACATCTCTACGGAACAGACCGCTTTGATAGAAAATTGTTTGCTGAAGCTTATGAACGGCATTCCGCCCGGGTGGAATTATTTTTTAAACATAGAAATCATGACTTGCTCATTTTGAAAGTCGACATCCTAAAAGACAAATGGAGTCCTTTGTGTGAATTCCTCAGCCGCCCTGCGCCGGCGCATGAATTTCCAAGAAGCCACGGTATGCAGCTCATTGAAACCTGTCTGCGCAGGCTTTTGTCACATTATGGAAACACAGGATTGGTTGCGGAACTTTCCGGCGCTTCCACGGATTTCTTGACCGAGTTACAGAAAACTCCGGAAGCACCCCGGTCACAGACTGCGGTTGAACCCGAAGGGAGTGTTTTTGTTCGGAATTTGACTGCCAGAACCTGCGCGCATGAAGGATCGGTGAGTGTTACTGCCCGAATCCTCGGGCTAAGCAGGGAATACGTACATACTGCCATCGAACACCGCAAATCCCGGCAGGATTCCTGGTTGAGAAAAGCAAAACGCTGGATCAAAAGATAGCAATTAAGTGAAAAACTGCCTTGTGCTTGGATCGGGAAGAAGCGGTACCAGTATGGTTGCGGGAACGCTCTCAGCTTCCGGATATCACGTGGGAGACGATCTGATTTCGCCAAATTTGAGCAATCCCAAAGGATTTTTTGAGGACAGAGAGATCAATTCAATCAATGAGCTTTTGCTGGATGGGGTTGTTCCAAGAAGGCCACCGATACTTGGTAGATGGTTTTTCAAGAATCGTCCGAGGCGTGGCGCAAATTGGATGGCGCAACTTCCTGTAGGGATAAAAATCCAGTCTTCCTCTGCGATTGTAGATAGAATCCGCAATGCTGTTTCGCGTGAGCCTTTTTGTTTTAAGGATCCTCGTTTTTCTTACACCCTGCCCGCCTGGAAACCTTACTTACGGAATACCGGTTTTGTTTGTGTTTTTCGCGATCCCGCAACGACTGCTAGCAGCATTGTGAAAGAATCCAGAGAACCCAAATATGCTCGTAAAATCGTTTTACAATTTGAGGATGCGGTCAATCTCTGGGCATGCCTGTACCGGCATATTCTTGAAATTCACCGTCACGAAGGAGAATGGCTTTTCCTTCATTACAATCAGGTGCTGGAAGGAAAGGGGTTGCAACAACTCGAAAGTTTTCTGGAAACAAAAGTGGATCGTTCCTTCCCGGATTCTTCACTGAGCCGGTCGGTATCAACAAAAGAAGTCAACGGGAAGGCTCTACGATTGTACGAGGATCTTTGCGATCTGGCAGGCTACAGGTGAGATTCGTTTGCTTTTTCCACTGCTTCTGAACCCAGAAATTCAGGCATGGTTGCATGTCCATCGGCGGCAATTCCTTCTCTTTTGAAGGTTTTCCAGATTGTAATCAGCAGGATTTTACAATCAATCAAGAAACTTTGATGATCCACATACCAGACATCAAGACGAAATTTGTCGTCCCATGAGAGCGCGTTTCTGCCGTGGATTTGAGCCCAACCGGTAATTCCCGGTTTCACGAGATGACGTCTTCGCTGCTCTGAATTGTACCGGGGAAGGTATTGCATCAGCAAAGGTCTTGGACCTACAAGACTCATTTCGCCGCGAAGCAGATTCCAGAGTTCGGGAAGCTCATCCAGGCTCGTGCTTCGCAGCCATTTTCCAAATTCTGTTAACCGATCATGATCCGGCAAGAGGTTGCCATCTTTGTCGCGAATCTCTTTCATCGTTCGGAATTTGTAAATCGGGAATGGCTTTTCACGGAAACCGGGCCGCATTTGCCGGTACAACACAGGTTTGCCCAGCTTGATGAGAATAACAATTGAGATCAGGAGCAGGATGGGAAAGAGCAAAATTAGCATAATGGCTGCCGTGAAGAAATCCATGCAACGTTTCATCATCGGAAAATCAGACCTTTGCCGGCATACTGTCTGTAAGAACTGAGCTGTAAAACTGATACAGCCGTTCCCAAACCTCTTTTTGTTGAAACCATTGGAATACCCTGTTTCGCGCCGCTTGTCCATGCGATTGCCGCAACGACGGATCCGAAAGATATTGTGAGATCGCGTGAACCATTTCAGTCACATCAAAGGGTGGAACCAGGATTCCAGAGATTCCGTTGTCTACGGCATCGACAACACCTGTGACTGCGAAACCAACCGTTGGAACTCCGACAGCGGCTGCTTCGAGCGGCGCATTCGGAAATCCTTCACGATGAGATGGAAATACAAGAACATCCATCAACTGGTAATAATGGGAAGTATCGAATACAAAACCAGGACGAATAATCTGTCGGAAACTTTTCAATCGTTGCTGAACGTTTGGATCCACGGGATCACCCTGTTCGAAGTCGCCGAGCACCAGAAGGTGAAGATTCGGAAATGAAGATAAAAGACGATCGAAGATTTCCACCAGCTCCTTTACGCCTTTGTCTTTTGTGATCCGGCCAACAAATCCGATGACCGGAGCTTGCTCCGGGATTCCCAATTGTTCAAGCATCAGCTTTTTGGTATTCGGAGGCGGCGTGGCGAAACGTTCGACATCTACACCATTAGAAGACCCTTTTCCAAGTACTCGAAGTT
Coding sequences:
- a CDS encoding sulfotransferase; this encodes MKNCLVLGSGRSGTSMVAGTLSASGYHVGDDLISPNLSNPKGFFEDREINSINELLLDGVVPRRPPILGRWFFKNRPRRGANWMAQLPVGIKIQSSSAIVDRIRNAVSREPFCFKDPRFSYTLPAWKPYLRNTGFVCVFRDPATTASSIVKESREPKYARKIVLQFEDAVNLWACLYRHILEIHRHEGEWLFLHYNQVLEGKGLQQLESFLETKVDRSFPDSSLSRSVSTKEVNGKALRLYEDLCDLAGYR
- a CDS encoding glycosyltransferase family 4 protein, giving the protein MARIVYIVTQPITARYLLNGQLAFLQEKGIELFLITSPGEDLDVAVKREGVSVYPVPMQREIHPLADLISLIRLFRVLQRLKPQIVNAGTPKAGLLGMIAALLAGVPIRIYMLRGLRLETKSGWQKFVLIQTERIASLCAHHVICVSSSLVQKAIRFRLVDPSKLRVLGKGSSNGVDVERFATPPPNTKKLMLEQLGIPEQAPVIGFVGRITKDKGVKELVEIFDRLLSSFPNLHLLVLGDFEQGDPVDPNVQQRLKSFRQIIRPGFVFDTSHYYQLMDVLVFPSHREGFPNAPLEAAAVGVPTVGFAVTGVVDAVDNGISGILVPPFDVTEMVHAISQYLSDPSLRQSHGQAARNRVFQWFQQKEVWERLYQFYSSVLTDSMPAKV
- a CDS encoding sugar transferase, whose product is MMKRCMDFFTAAIMLILLFPILLLISIVILIKLGKPVLYRQMRPGFREKPFPIYKFRTMKEIRDKDGNLLPDHDRLTEFGKWLRSTSLDELPELWNLLRGEMSLVGPRPLLMQYLPRYNSEQRRRHLVKPGITGWAQIHGRNALSWDDKFRLDVWYVDHQSFLIDCKILLITIWKTFKREGIAADGHATMPEFLGSEAVEKANESHL